CAACCGATCAAACTTCAGACGTGCAAGTAAGATGTATTCAACATCTGGGTGAATTTTCAAACAGAAGATGTAACTTTGGTTTCTGCTTCGGCCAGTGTTGTTCTGATTGTCGATACATTCATGCTCGTTATCGCATTCGATAATCGGAGCAATACTGAAGAAAGATCACCGTCACTCTTagctttattattttgattagtAGACATGTCGAAGAGCAaaagagatgaaaaaaaaacaaattggaaaaatagaCAAGAGATGTGTTGATGTGCAATGCAACAACCACGCTCTGCTACCAATTGTAGGTTTTTAAAGACAAATGACTGAATttatacaaataataaaatgatgacaaacaaataaaaaagcaCACATACTATTAAGACTATCAAGTCATAGTGTAATCTCATAGTTCACACACAACAattttaacaacaaaattttgggtttcatttcaattttgttttacttATCAGGAGATAAAGGTGAACCAGGTCCCATCGGAAGTCCAGGTCCCATCGGAAATCAGGGACCAAAAGGTGAAAGAGGATTGGATGGATTGCCAGGACTTCCGGGGCTAAAAGGTGAAAGAGGATTGGATGGGTTACCTGGCGCCAATGGACAAGATGGACTTTTAGGTCCCCCTGGTCCGAAAGGAAATGTTGGAGCACGGGGCGAAAAAGGGGATAAAGGGGAAAGGGGATTGGACGGGGTTCCTGGTTTGCTCGGTATCAAAGGTGATTGATGCTTGTTTCTCTTGCTGAGCATATTctccaatatatatattgttttcTCAATATCAAAGGAGAAAAAGGCTTGGCCGGAAGGCCAGGAATGAACGGATTGATCGGACCACAAGGCCAACGTGGTGATAAAGGCGATTCTTGTGTGGCACCCTTGATTACTGGAGAAAAAGGAGAGAAAGGTGAAAGGGGATTTCCGGGCCGAGAAGGTTATGCGGGACCGGCTGGGGTTGCGGGTGAAAAAGGACAAGTTGGACCTAAAGGGGAAAGGGGATTGGACGGCCTCCCTGGTTTGCCGGGCATGAAAggtaattaattaatgtttGTTTCTCTTGCTGAGCATATTTTTCtaatatattttgttttcgccAAAGGTGAAAGAGGTTTCGATGGTCTTGCTGGTCCAGCTGGCTTGAAAGGAAATCAGGGTCCCAGAGGATATCCTGGTCTAGCTGGCGATTCTGCATCCAATTATTTTACCGGTATATTATTGGTACGACATAGTCAGCAAAGCTCCATTCCAGAATGTCCACATGGAATGGGAAAACTTTGGGATGGTTACAGTCTACTATATATTGAGGGCAATGAAAAAGCTCATAGCCAAGATCTTGGATTTGCCGGCTCTTGTTTACGACGATTCAGTACGAtgccatttttgttttgtgattCAAATAGCGTCTGTAATTATGCAAGCCGTAATGATAAATCCTATTGGCTAACAACTAATGCACCGAAACCAATGATGCCCGTACGAGAAGCAGCCATACAGAATTACATCAGTCGTTGTGTTGTTTGTGAAGCACCGAGTAATGTGATTGCCGTTCATAGCCAAACAGAATCCATTCCACAATGTCCACAAGAATGGACAGAACTTTGGATTGGTTACAGTTTTGCTATGGTAATTTTCTGGTTTTatcaattgtttgattgaaaaaaaattgattaatgttttttttctttactgtTAAATATATAGCATACCGGAGCAGGCGCTGAAGGTGGTggacaatcattatcaagtCCAGGTAGTTGTCTGGAAGAATTCCGTGCAACACCATTCATCGAGTGCAATGGAGCTGCTGGtggttgtcatttttttgccaataaaTTCAGTTTCTGGCTAACGACCATCGAAGCGGGCAAAGAATTTCAGAAACCAATCAGTGAAACATTAAAATCCGGTAATCTACGTAGCAAAGTTAGTCGTTGTGCTGTTTGCTACAAgccatgaaacaaaacaaaaaacaaaaaacgaaaaaaaagttttaattATCTTTCTTGACAGCAtttcttttaaaaaaaatgatgaaatgatttttttgccaaGTTATATAATATTCTCTTGTTATGCgtgtttttttaaagaatttttccttttttttcaacacatATTCTGGccattgaaacaaacaaatacgaAAACTGAATAgtaaaaatacacacacacacgaatgaccaatttaaaaatgaataaaatttgacaatttcaaCTTACGTGTAGTTGGttgaaaataacaacatttttttatttctaaaaaattaaatattcaCAATCGCTTACAGATACAGTTACAGATAGATATAAAGCAtggataataaataaaacaaatttgcTGGTggtttaatgatgaatatttggcccagattctttctttcattcgaAAATCTTAGCATCCGATATTCTTTTTGGCCACTAATTTACAAATTTACAAATCTAATTTATAGCActaaataaaaacgaaatggcctgtagaagaaaaagaaaacttgtTTGGTATAGATTGTTTGGTTGATCGATGAATGAACTGATGACTAGACCGACAagaaatgatcatgatgtgttgttctttttatttaaacTAATTTTTGACTATTTATTGTCTaagaaaactttttcattGTATTGATTATGCTTCAAGTCGTTGTTGAATAAAGATAAACTCAACTCTACATAATTCgcattgaaattaatttataaaaataaataaaaacgaaaaaagtaaaaaaaaaaataatttttgtctttatttacaaatttgaaaaattcagcAATTCGataaaagtcaaaaaaaaaatattttcaggACCAGAAAAAACGATACACAATAACgatgatgcaaaaaaacatgaattgaaaaaaaattggcattggcagataattattatttcattttaaggTCGATGATTCTCTTTTTCGTAATTAAACCACGCTATCCTGGTCCCTTCTcgtctgttgttgttgatggagatgatgatgatgatgatcaaatcttTCTCGTTcactaaaatttttttgaaattgaaaaaaaaaaatttaaagttaataaaattggaaataattttcaaattccgGTTAGTTTTATTAccgatcattattattattattattattaacattattattggttagCAAAGATGTACTTTCACCATTTGGTGATTTTGTTGCATAATTATTActactattactactacACGTGCaagtggatttttttttttggtttggtttggtccATCGAAACATAGATATGaaggaaaaaagaagaaaaaaagaaaataattagGATAAGGATTTGCATGCATAACATAGTGGATAATGAATCCCACATTCccccaaacacacacaaagacacAACCCCAATTTTTAAACAACGTGCATTCGAAATTTACCACATCAccccccccaaaaaaaaaaaatttgtctttCTTACTCGAATGCTGGATTATCAACTTCTATCGGTCGACCATTCGTTGTATCAATCACAGTTGGTCGATTATTTGCGCTGACTATATTTCTAGATTGATATTTTGGACTGATAATGAGTTTGATTCGAGGGATTCATAGATAATCAtttaaaacattgaaaacattaatcaattcaaacacTTACTTGTCATCCATATTGGCCACCAtcatattattcaatttattttgatcatcagtTTTAATATTACATACATGTGTACGTAAAAAATAGATTACGCCAACTTTGTATCGACTTTTGTGgtaggggaaaaaaattcatattattTACAACATAAAACTGAGCAATTAacagttattttttttgcgtcACACTTACCAATAGAAAACTAGatccataatgatgagaatcaATATGACAAATATCATGATAAAAGCGGCAATCATGCCGATCGGAAATGAAAGTCTTCCTTCATTTAATTCATCCATAGAATAATCCTGATCAGGAAAatctgatgatggtgttttgaatataatattGGCCGGTTCAGAATAGCCTAATGCATTGTATGCACGTAATTCGACACGATAATATGAATCGGATTTTAATTTGgtcaatgtttttgatgTCCTACAagatattgatcaaaaatggaTTATCATggttttctaaaaaaaacaaataacttacatttcatcatgataaacAGATATTTTACTGATAATTGGTTCATGTAATGGTGTAAAACCAAATTCAGTACGAAGAATAGGATAATGTCTAATCTCAAAATATTCGATAGGTCGACCATTATCGGGCGGCatctttaaaaaataaataaatttaaaaatgataaatgatttgaatttgcaTAAGCAAAAGAGATTACAGTAAACTTACATTCCACATGATCGTAaatctaacaaaaaaaacgaaatgaaaacattaaaaaacaaGTAATCAGAATGgaattgaaataattcatACTTGTGCGGATAAGGCGACAGAATTTCATCACGATTTATCGTATCGAATGGAAGATTATGAAATTCGGGTTTATCCGGTTTAGTCTCGGCTTTTGTCTGTATTTGCCTCTCCTGTCCGAATTGTCCTTTTCCAACTTCATTTTCGGCCAAAAAACGGAATGCATAAATTGTGAATGGTTTTAGCTTATCAATAATGTaatcattttccaattttgaGAATGGAAGCTCTTtggtttgatgatcaatttgatcatatttttcataatattcGACatgtaattttttgattggcATTCCACCATCAAAGAGATCATTATAGATTCTAAATCTAATCTGTGTTGGTGCTATATCGACAATTTTTATATCATTAACTAAACCCGGAACAGTTGCACGATCCAATTGTATATTGATGTAATTTTTTCccaatgaatttgttgcTTCACAACGATATATGCCAAACACCTCtataatgaatgtgaaagtttagattaatttttttttatacacacAATCAACATACGTTCATCGTAGATGGATTTCGTAGGTGTAATGTACAATTTACTGATACCACCACCAGATAATTGTGCACGATATACATCATTGTCGAAAATTTCATAGCCATTTTTATACCATTTTATCGTTGCATTTGGAATTGCATCGGCAATACAAGTCACTGATgttgagaaataaaaaaaattcaagtttcTGGCCAAATCCATTAAAAATCACAATAAAATACTTACTATTGACTGGTCGATTATCCCAGGTTTTAACTGaaattcatgaatgaaacgattaaaaaaaaaattactaaagtaatgatgatcgagagagtcaaaaaaaaaaaaaaatttatttaccaTTGGTCATTGGAGTCAATGACATGTTCGGACTGAATTTCACTTCCAAACTTTCGATtaatgagaaaaagagaaaaaaaatgattagattttcttactttttttccattttgatcAACTAATTATTCGAGTAATAGTAGTAGAAGAAAACTTACTGTCCAACCAATTCGGCAAATCCGGCATCATTTTCAGCACTAAAACATtattcacaatgatgatataaaatgattgttgttaatCATCTTtagttttttgattttttttgttttgttttgtttttcaaattactAACCGGCAATAGTAGAGGCCATCATCGTCTCTGGTCtgtagtaaaaaaaaagagtgaaattaatttcaaaaaaaaaatcaatcaaaattgtcGCAAACGATCCGTaacgatgtgtgtgtgtgttttgatcACTTACCGTATTCAAATAGGTCAACGTTAATACTTTTTCATGTTTATCCATACGTTCTTCCAATATGATGCCCGGATCgccatgaatgaatggccgTGTTAGACCATTTTTACGTATGGTTATCATCGGTATTGGTATTCCAATCACACGACATTCAAGATATGAACGTTGATATTGATCATAGCTTTCATTACGAAAACTTCGTATCTCTGGCCGTTGATAAACACGTAAATTGGTtgatttttcactttttccCGCCGAAtcttttaatcatcaataaaatggtagttttttaattttcttgagaaaaaagaaaatcaatccaCTTACTTTCAGCAATACAGGTAAAATTTCCTTCATCTTCATGTTTTTTCAACCGACTAATAACAATCGTACCGGTATTTCTATCAACAGCATAACCACCAACTGAGCTTagatttccttttttttcgagatagaaaaaaaacaaatttaaaattgaaaaaatgaaaatcaataaacaataaaattaaaatccaaTCACCAGAATTACATACttcgattattatccaaCCAGGTGTATAATGGTTGTGGAACACCGGACGCTTCACAGGATAGTTCactgaaaaattcaattcaaaattgaatgaaaaaaaaagaaatgataatcattgagGCGATTCataggaaaacaaaaattacatacatttgttcattttcaataccAAAACGTGGTtcggaaattttttcgacCATTGGTCGGGCTATAtattattttccatcatcatatgaaaaccgttgaaaattgtaaattggaaaaaaaaatttcaatttcaattctttaaaattgtaataaacaaattttccGGTCCACTTAGTACTTACAATAGATTTGTACGGTAATTCGTTTCTCCTGTGTTGATCCCGTTTCGGTTACTAATGCGCTTACTTGAAACACACCTATAATATATGATATCAGtgaatcaacatcattgaaaGGCAATGAAATATGATTatttaccaccatcatcatcagtgattgaatctttgatgataataccaCTGGAATTGATTAAATATCTTGGATTACTATCCAATTGTCGACCTTCTTTTGTCCATATGACTATAAAACGCATGTGAATGATCAGATTACATATgttcaattaaaattaatgagATACAAAACATTagaaaaaacagaatcattACCATTTGGTTTTGGATTGGCACTAGCACGACAATTGATTCGTTCACCAACATTTCCTTTGATTAGATATTGTGTTTCAGGACAATGGTCCCATGTTACATCCTCATATATATTGACATTAATTTGACTTTCCAATGATTCAGAATTCTGTAATAATCCACGACATTTATATGTGCCACTAAGTTCAGGTTTAGGATTATCAAAACTAAGAAATAGATTTCCATCacgattgattgttttgaattcaGGATGTCGTTCTAAGAAtctaatgttgatgattttaaattgaaaacaaaacaaaaaaattttttgattcacaaAACAACCAAGATcgacacacaaacaaaaacaaacacatacattgGATTAATCTCTTCATCTTGTGGTGTAAACCAATATAGATcggaaaataaatttgaatcacCACCTTGTCCTTTACATgtaatgacaaatttttgattcgatgGTTTCGATAATGATGCTACATTTGGATAGATTTTTAAACtatactgttgttgttgttgttgttgttgacaatcaacaaatattATGAGACCATTGAATATTACAAGATATgcttcaatcaatgaaaacaaaacaaatatgaaaaaaaaattcataaatcaaatcaatggatTCTATActtacaaaataaaatgattatagTCAAATGTTGATAAAATGACATGATaattcggttgttgttgttgctgctgctgctatagatgtttgtttgcattatgagattttttttcattttgttacaATTACTTAGATTGGCTATTTCAATATTTCTATATAAATGTAATGAAACGGAATGGAATTTTACTGCAAAACACtcaaacacagacacagagGATTTAtcacattttaattttttaaaaaatagatttaaatcgatgatgatgatgatgatgaccagggaattgaattttccaaCCCTGTAATACgagatacaaaaaaaaatgaatcaaaaagcttgaattgaaattggaaaaccccgaaaaaaaaacagtaaagATGAATATCAAAACGAggcaatacacacacacgatttAAAGATGGACGATGAATGTTTCAATCACTATAGTCAAcagtttgattttgttgttgttgttgttgttgtacataGACAACACACATTAATCCATCCTAATTACAGAGAAAgcgaaagagaaagaaatcgAGCGCGTAAGCAACAATTGTCCAgtctgatgttgttgttgttgttgctattgatgacgatcatcatcatcgtcattattatggCAATAAGTGAAttgtaaaacaacaacgacaaaaaaaaattaattcagattcattgaatgaaatgattaaagTGTTACACTATAGAAGATAGaacgtcgtcgtcgtcgtcgttgtcgtcatatcatatcatgaTGAACGATAGAATTGATACATATCCATAtagttgtaaaaaaaataaattaaatcaaacaagaatcggtatcatcgtcattacaaatttaatttttctctttatttttagtcatcatcatattcgtCAATGGTCGTCGTAGATATATAATCTCAAACAATTGTATTATTGTCAATTTCACAAATATATAgtgatgatataataataatgatgatgatgatgatccacgctaacaatcgattcaatttttggtgtaacttaatgatgatgatgatgattatttattgtttggaatgaatatttttgaaacACACAGAGAAAAATAGTTTTCAAATATGACACAAAAACCGGTGgtggaaccaaaaaaaaaaaaaaaaaaaccgaaaaaattaatcatcaaaacacaCAGCAAGCAACCaaatcaacatttgaaaatcataaaccgaatgaatgaatgaaaaagagtCGTTTGACGACTATCCACACACCGACATTTGAATTAAACTGAATTggagaattgaattgaactgAAAATGAACGATGAActtaccaacaacaaaatctgaACATCGACCAAagtgcacacacacacacacacacactgacacTAACGCACAACCTTCTATGATTTAATATGAAAAACACACTGATGATGTGAACAAGTGAACACACTCACATTTAAAccttaaaatgaaaattgaatgagagaaagagagagagtaGTAGGTAgatttttggttgattttcgtttcgcattaaaacacaaacaaactcTTATGTTCTTATGATCAAAATGGGATGTAATCGGTCGGTCGTCGAATcaagtcttttttttacagtcATCGGTTCGGGTCGGGTCgttgattcgatttgttcTTTCTCTATTCTCCatctatttttgttgttttcctGGTTAAAGAAGTAgataactaaaaaaaacagtggaCATTGGTTGCTACACCAACATCAATACAACACTATCACCacaaatcaaacatcaacatcatagaTGAAAATGTCTAGTTGCTGttcaaatatgatgatggcaatgataatgatgatcgtcacacacacacaaacatttacCACAGGTTTGTTATTGTGTCGTTGATTTGGTTcgggtgattttttttttggttgcaaatgtttacaataataatgacgttTGGTTTCGGTTCACCTAGGCCGGATATGTATAAAGAGCTAcaaatgagagagagaaatgcCAGGTCATATGGTCAatgttcaaaatatttttgcacatgaaaaaaaataaaagaattatGATTACAAATAGCAGCCAATCTATGATGAGATATTTTAACTAACCATGGAACGCGGtaacattgttttgtttgtattcgatatgagtgtgtgtgtgtgtgtgtgtggtgtatgtacaatcatcattcattactTTGTATGCTacaactatgatgatgatgatgatgttgacgaccataataaaaaaggtgagtcgtcgtcgtcgtcgtagttgttgatgataatgatgatgtgtattTGGCCATCAcatcaaaaaacattttgtatATGAGaataatggataaaaataatgacggTGAATCCATGGtaaccaaccaaaaaaaaaaaaaaaaaaaaacatccatccacacacagagagagtaTATATCATTTACACACATTATtgaatctcttttttttggtggattAATTTTGTggctaaaaaaatttgctgcaattgaaaatgaaaaataaaaaaacaaaacaaaacagaaaaaatgcaATATATCGTTTCTCTTTCGTTCATTctgttttctctttctctacCATCCATACAATGTAAATATTGttatcaatatcaacatttttattttttttttcattcattttagtCGATGTTTTCTCTTTCAAATACTTGAACAAGCGATTGATTGGTGAAGtgattcgttttgtttttgttttttcatacaattcTTTGTTTGCTCTTTACAAAGGGGCCAaaggccattttttttttatttgatgattgggCAAAgattttctctttcaataatgatttctACATAGTTCATGACTTTAGAtgtatttgttttatttatatggcccatcaccatcaccaatacacacatacaggtAATGggtcgaataaaaaaaaaacattcaataaattaacatcatcataggGAGAGAGACACACAATTATTAGAATTttataaaatcaacaaaaacaaatcaaaatgcaaaaaagctatttgatcaaatcacattgttttcgttttggtCAAAATagctttttttcaacaaaaacaacaacaacaacaaaagagttacaataaaatgatgatgatgatcacttaCCGATATATAAACtggtaataatttgattcgaataaCTACAGTTGTGTTCGATAGCAGAAGCAGCAGGCAGGTACAACAATAACCGTAACTGCCAGGTTGaatgacatttatttttttttttttgttgaaaaaaaatataatgacgtttcatgaatgaaatgaaattggataccaaaaacaacgacgacgacgacaaaaaaacGGTCTCTAACTTTATACTAATCGTGATTAAACGATAAAAACACtaataaaaaacgaaaacaaaaaaaagtgtgtagtttttttttttgatgtgagtgcgaaacaaaacgaagaatttaaaaaaaaaaaacaaagattgGATTTGGATATTGTGGTCAGTCGAACAAATAATGTGCTCGTAATCACACTGTTCGCATATGCTGGGACAAAATCATTTAGAATtgccagaattttttttttttttttttttttttgaaacccGAATCAAAACGTAATGTCTGCGATATCTttgaaaaacatacacacacacacacaccaaaaaaGTTGTTGCTTCTGTaatcgaaaaatgaaatgaaacagataaaatgaatgaacatccAAAATCTCTCACCGGACGGCGGGataacaatgaataa
This window of the Dermatophagoides farinae isolate YC_2012a chromosome 3, ASM2471394v1, whole genome shotgun sequence genome carries:
- the Fas2 gene encoding neural cell adhesion molecule fasciclin 2 isoform X5 → MKKNLIMQTNIYSSSSNNNNRIIMSFYQHLTIIILFSYLVIFNGLIIFVDCQQQQQQQQYSLKIYPNVASLSKPSNQKFVITCKGQGGDSNLFSDLYWFTPQDEEINPIFLERHPEFKTINRDGNLFLSFDNPKPELSGTYKCRGLLQNSESLESQINVNIYEDVTWDHCPETQYLIKGNVGERINCRASANPKPNVIWTKEGRQLDSNPRYLINSSGIIIKDSITDDDGGVFQVSALVTETGSTQEKRITVQIYSRPMVEKISEPRFGIENEQIELSCEASGVPQPLYTWLDNNRRNLSSVGGYAVDRNTGTIVISRLKKHEDEGNFTCIAENSAGKSEKSTNLRVYQRPEIRSFRNESYDQYQRSYLECRVIGIPIPMITIRKNGLTRPFIHGDPGIILEERMDKHEKVLTLTYLNTTRDDDGLYYCRAENDAGFAELVGHLEVKFSPNMSLTPMTNVKTWDNRPVNMTCIADAIPNATIKWYKNGYEIFDNDVYRAQLSGGGISKLYITPTKSIYDEQVFGIYRCEATNSLGKNYINIQLDRATVPGLVNDIKIVDIAPTQIRFRIYNDLFDGGMPIKKLHVEYYEKYDQIDHQTKELPFSKLENDYIIDKLKPFTIYAFRFLAENEVGKGQFGQERQIQTKAETKPDKPEFHNLPFDTINRDEILSPYPHKFTIMWNMPPDNGRPIEYFEIRHYPILRTEFGFTPLHEPIISKISVYHDEMTSKTLTKLKSDSYYRVELRAYNALGYSEPANIIFKTPSSDFPDQDYSMDELNEGRLSFPIGMIAAFIMIFVILILIIMDLVFYCRYKVGVIYFLRTHVCNIKTDDQNKLNNMMVANMDDNPKYQSRNIVSANNRPTVIDTTNGRPIEVDNPAFDSNSSNNYATKSPNGESTSLLTNNNVNNNNNNNDRERERFDHHHHHLHQQQQTRRDQDSVV
- the Fas2 gene encoding neural cell adhesion molecule fasciclin 2 isoform X6, producing the protein MKKNLIMQTNIYSSSSNNNNRIIMSFYQHLTIIILFSYLVIFNGLIIFVDCQQQQQQQQYSLKIYPNVASLSKPSNQKFVITCKGQGGDSNLFSDLYWFTPQDEEINPIFLERHPEFKTINRDGNLFLSFDNPKPELSGTYKCRGLLQNSESLESQINVNIYEDVTWDHCPETQYLIKGNVGERINCRASANPKPNVIWTKEGRQLDSNPRYLINSSGIIIKDSITDDDGGVFQVSALVTETGSTQEKRITVQIYSRPMVEKISEPRFGIENEQIELSCEASGVPQPLYTWLDNNRRNLSSVGGYAVDRNTGTIVISRLKKHEDEGNFTCIAENSAGKSEKSTNLRVYQRPEIRSFRNESYDQYQRSYLECRVIGIPIPMITIRKNGLTRPFIHGDPGIILEERMDKHEKVLTLTYLNTTRDDDGLYYCRAENDAGFAELVGHLEVKFSPNMSLTPMTNVKTWDNRPVNMTCIADAIPNATIKWYKNGYEIFDNDVYRAQLSGGGISKLYITPTKSIYDEQVFGIYRCEATNSLGKNYINIQLDRATVPGLVNDIKIVDIAPTQIRFRIYNDLFDGGMPIKKLHVEYYEKYDQIDHQTKELPFSKLENDYIIDKLKPFTIYAFRFLAENEVGKGQFGQERQIQTKAETKPDKPEFHNLPFDTINRDEILSPYPHKFTIMWNMPPDNGRPIEYFEIRHYPILRTEFGFTPLHEPIISKISVYHDEMTSKTLTKLKSDSYYRVELRAYNALGYSEPANIIFKTPSSDFPDQDYSMDELNEGRLSFPIGMIAAFIMIFVILILIIMDLVFYCRYKVGVIYFLRTHVCNIKTDDQNKLNNMMVANMDDNSNSSNNYATKSPNGESTSLLTNNNVNNNNNNNDRERERFDHHHHHLHQQQQTRRDQDSVV
- the Fas2 gene encoding neural cell adhesion molecule fasciclin 2 isoform X4, with translation MFRFCCWVGKFNSLVIIIIIIDLNLFFKKLKCDKSSVSVFECFAVKFHSVSLHLYRNIEIANLSNCNKMKKNLIMQTNIYSSSSNNNNRIIMSFYQHLTIIILFSYLVIFNGLIIFVDCQQQQQQQQYSLKIYPNVASLSKPSNQKFVITCKGQGGDSNLFSDLYWFTPQDEEINPIFLERHPEFKTINRDGNLFLSFDNPKPELSGTYKCRGLLQNSESLESQINVNIYEDVTWDHCPETQYLIKGNVGERINCRASANPKPNVIWTKEGRQLDSNPRYLINSSGIIIKDSITDDDGGVFQVSALVTETGSTQEKRITVQIYSRPMVEKISEPRFGIENEQIELSCEASGVPQPLYTWLDNNRRNLSSVGGYAVDRNTGTIVISRLKKHEDEGNFTCIAENSAGKSEKSTNLRVYQRPEIRSFRNESYDQYQRSYLECRVIGIPIPMITIRKNGLTRPFIHGDPGIILEERMDKHEKVLTLTYLNTTRDDDGLYYCRAENDAGFAELVGHLEVKFSPNMSLTPMTNVKTWDNRPVNMTCIADAIPNATIKWYKNGYEIFDNDVYRAQLSGGGISKLYITPTKSIYDEQVFGIYRCEATNSLGKNYINIQLDRATVPGLVNDIKIVDIAPTQIRFRIYNDLFDGGMPIKKLHVEYYEKYDQIDHQTKELPFSKLENDYIIDKLKPFTIYAFRFLAENEVGKGQFGQERQIQTKAETKPDKPEFHNLPFDTINRDEILSPYPHKFTIMWNMPPDNGRPIEYFEIRHYPILRTEFGFTPLHEPIISKISVYHDEMTSKTLTKLKSDSYYRVELRAYNALGYSEPANIIFKTPSSDFPDQDYSMDELNEGRLSFPIGMIAAFIMIFVILILIIMDLVFYCRYKVGVIYFLRTHVCNIKTDDQNKLNNMMVANMDDNSNSSNNYATKSPNGESTSLLTNNNVNNNNNNNDRERERFDHHHHHLHQQQQTRRDQDSVV
- the Fas2 gene encoding neural cell adhesion molecule fasciclin 2 isoform X2 gives rise to the protein MVGKFNSLVIIIIIIDLNLFFKKLKCDKSSVSVFECFAVKFHSVSLHLYRNIEIANLSNCNKMKKNLIMQTNIYSSSSNNNNRIIMSFYQHLTIIILFSYLVIFNGLIIFVDCQQQQQQQQYSLKIYPNVASLSKPSNQKFVITCKGQGGDSNLFSDLYWFTPQDEEINPIFLERHPEFKTINRDGNLFLSFDNPKPELSGTYKCRGLLQNSESLESQINVNIYEDVTWDHCPETQYLIKGNVGERINCRASANPKPNVIWTKEGRQLDSNPRYLINSSGIIIKDSITDDDGGVFQVSALVTETGSTQEKRITVQIYSRPMVEKISEPRFGIENEQIELSCEASGVPQPLYTWLDNNRRNLSSVGGYAVDRNTGTIVISRLKKHEDEGNFTCIAENSAGKSEKSTNLRVYQRPEIRSFRNESYDQYQRSYLECRVIGIPIPMITIRKNGLTRPFIHGDPGIILEERMDKHEKVLTLTYLNTTRDDDGLYYCRAENDAGFAELVGHLEVKFSPNMSLTPMTNVKTWDNRPVNMTCIADAIPNATIKWYKNGYEIFDNDVYRAQLSGGGISKLYITPTKSIYDEQVFGIYRCEATNSLGKNYINIQLDRATVPGLVNDIKIVDIAPTQIRFRIYNDLFDGGMPIKKLHVEYYEKYDQIDHQTKELPFSKLENDYIIDKLKPFTIYAFRFLAENEVGKGQFGQERQIQTKAETKPDKPEFHNLPFDTINRDEILSPYPHKFTIMWNMPPDNGRPIEYFEIRHYPILRTEFGFTPLHEPIISKISVYHDEMTSKTLTKLKSDSYYRVELRAYNALGYSEPANIIFKTPSSDFPDQDYSMDELNEGRLSFPIGMIAAFIMIFVILILIIMDLVFYCRYKVGVIYFLRTHVCNIKTDDQNKLNNMMVANMDDNPKYQSRNIVSANNRPTVIDTTNGRPIEVDNPAFDSNSSNNYATKSPNGESTSLLTNNNVNNNNNNNDRERERFDHHHHHLHQQQQTRRDQDSVV